A single region of the Procambarus clarkii isolate CNS0578487 chromosome 59, FALCON_Pclarkii_2.0, whole genome shotgun sequence genome encodes:
- the LOC138353722 gene encoding uncharacterized protein has translation MLTAQFLHVMLTVQFLHVMLSTVPARNVDSTVLARNVDSSVLARNVDSTVLARNVDSTVLARNVDSTVPARNGESTVPARNVDSTVLARNVDSTVLARNVDSTVLARNVDSTVLARNVESTVPARNVDSTVLARNVDSTVLARNVDSQVALQHHQNYIICLSSGVLSPDSPPNTTNLLK, from the exons atgttgacagcacagttcctgcacgtaatgttgacagtaCAGTTCCTGCACGTAATGTTGAGTACAGTTcctgcacgtaatgttgacagcacagtccttgcacgtaatgttgacagttcagttcttgcacgtaatgttgacagcacagtccttgcacgtaatgttgacagtacagttcttgcacgtaatgttgacagtaCAGTTCCTGCACGTAATGGTGAGAGTACAGTTcctgcacgtaatgttgacagcacagtccttgcacgtaatgttgacagtacagtccttgcacgtaatgttgacagcacagtccttgcacgtaatgttgacagtacagttcttgcacgtaatgttgagAGTACAGTTcctgcacgtaatgttgacagcacagtccttgcacgtaatgttgacagcacagtccttgcacgtaatgttgacag tcaggttgcactccaacaccatcagaactacatcatctgcttatcaagcggTGTCctgtctcctgattcaccacctaatactaccaacctcctcaagtag